The region ACCCGGGCACGAGGGGGGCGGCCCGCTATTCCTTTGACGACGATCTCTGCGTCCGCTGCAGGATCTGCGTTGAAATCTGCCCCCATGGCTGCATCGTCGCCGTCCCCCGGGGGAAGCCATGACGGAGCCGCGCATCCGGATAACGGTGGATGGCCAGCCGCTCCAGGTCGAGCCCGCTCTCCCCCTGCTGACGGCCCTCAGGGCACTGGGCTTCCCCATACCGGGACTCTGCCACCATCCCCGCACGGGGGAGCAGGGACGGTGCAGCCTGTGCATCGTCGAGGTGCGTGACCGGGATGGCTGGCGGGCGGAGCATGCCTGTCTGCTCCGTTGTGAGCCGGGGCTCACCGTAAGGACGGTTTCGCCTCATATCCACCAGCTGCGCTCCTGGGCCGCCCGGCTGTTGTTGGCGCGCGGTCCCTTTAACGAACCGGCCGTCGAGGTGATGCTGCGGGCAGTGCTGGCGGCGGCGGAAAAGGGGGACAACGGGGGACAATACCCCGATGCCGCGCTGCCACCCCTTTCCGCTGACGGCACTGACGCCGCCACTCCGGCAATGCCGCCCGGCTGCATTCTCTGCGGGCGGTGCATCGGCATGTGCACCGGCATCGGCAAGAACAAACTGGCATTCCTGGGCAGGGGTAAACGGCTCAGAATCGGGTATGTCCACGGCCCGTCGGATACCGGGGCATGCGGCACCTGCCACGCCTGCCGTGGCGTCTGCCCCACCGGTTTCATCCGTTCCAATGGCCAGGCTGCTTTTAGCGCACGGCTTTACCGCAGGCGTGGGGTGCCCCGGAACAACGGGGATTGAGCGGGTACGAACTCAATTCCTCCCCTCGAGCCGACGTCTGCCGGTCCCCGGTGAAATATCCAACAATCTCGAAACTTTCCTGATAATTTCGTAAACATTTCAAATTGAGAAACGCCTTATCATAAAAAGAGCATCCCTATCGGTTTCCGATAGACAAATCGTGCGATTTCAGGCTGTTGTATCCATGTCCCCCTATGGCACATTCGCTGCAACTGACAAGCGCACGAGCAGGTAAGTTGGTGCCGGCAACCGCCATGACGAAGCACGGCGCACGGCGTGTCCTGCCCATGCGTGGTGTGACGACGGAAAACGTCACGGTTGTGGGGACCTCCTTTCGCGTTTACTTCGCCCATTGCCCCGATTTCCCTTCCCTTGACGACCGGCAGGTTTGCCTTGACACTCCGCGGCCACGGAACCGGCATGCCGGGAGGTCGTCGCATGGTCGGGGGCCTTTCCGTTTGGCCGGTGATTTATACCGCCCCCGGTTGTGGGGCTATTCTGCTGAATTCGGAGGTAGTGATGTCTGTGCATAAGAATGCCCGGGTAGGGACGAAGCTTTTTGCCGGTTTCCTGTTTCTGGCCGTTATCGCAACGGCGGTTAATGTGGTGAATGCGCTGCGCTTGTCCCACATCAAGGGGATGCAGCAGCAATTGTACGCACAGGACATCAAGCCGATGAAAGACCTGGTCGATCTGACCGAAGCCTTCCAGAAGATGCGGGTGGCCACCCGGGACGTCACCATCGCCCAGACCCCGGAAGCCAAGCAGAAGGGGAGCGCCCTCCGGAGAGACAGCTTCAAGGCCGCAAACGACGCATTGATCGCCATTGCCGCCAGCTCCAGCGAAGCGAAAGACGCCGCGGAGGAGTTGCGGAAGTCGATCACCCAGTACAATACCCTTCTTGACAAGATCTACGAGATGATCGTCGCGGGCAGGGCCGCCGAGGCGGATGCCTACGGCAGAACACCCGAATCGATCCAGATCGTGAAGAACTGCACGGAGCAGTTGAAGGCGCTGACCGCCGCCAGGATCGCCCACGGCAACAAGGGGACCGAGGCGGCCATCGCCATCACCGATTCGGCGCTGATCCTGTCCATGGTCTGCACCGTGGTCATGCTGGCGATTGCCTTTGTCTTCGGCGTGGTGAGCACCCGCCTGATCACCCGGCCGGTGCACAGGCTGGTGCAGCAGGCGGAAAAGATCGCCGCCGGCGACCTGACGGTGAAGATCCAGCAGGAATCCCGGGACGAGATCGGCGTGCTGGCCGCCTCCTTCGCCACCATGACCGAGAGCCTGCGCGACACCCTCCAGAGGGTCAACGACACCTCGATCCAGGTGGCGACCGCGTCGAACCAGCTCCAGTCCACATCGGAACAGATCGCCACCGGGGCGGAGGAGGTTTCCGGCCAGGCCCAGACCGTGGCGACCGCCAGTGAGGAGTTGTCGGCCACCTCCGGCGACATCGCCCAGAACTGCCACGCTGCGGCCCAGGGGTCCCGGCAGGCGACCGGCGCGGCCCAGACCGGTGCCGAGGTGGTGGCGCAGACGGTGAGCGTCATGACCCGCATCGCCGAGCGGGTCACCGCGACGGCCCAGAGCGTGGAAGGGCTCGGCGCCCGGTCGGACCAGATCGGCGCCATTGTGGGGACCATCGAGGACATCGCCGACCAGACCAACCTGCTGGCCCTGAATGCGGCCATCGAAGCGGCCCGGGCCGGGGAGCAGGGACGCGGTTTCGCGGTTGTCGCCGATGAGGTGCGGGCCCTGGCCGAACGCACCACCACGGCGACCAAGGAGATCGGCGCCATGATCAAGGCGATCCAGACGGAGACCAAGGGGGCGGTGGCCGTGATGCAGGAGGGGGTCCGGGAGGTCCGGCAGGGTACGGAAGAGGCCTCCAGATCAGGCGCTGCCATCCAGGAGATCCTGGACCAGATCAATACCGTCACCATGCAGGTGAGCCAGATCGCCACGGCGGCGGAAGAGCAGTCGGCCACCACTTCGGAGATCACCAACAACATCCACCAGATCTCCGATGTGGTCCACCACACGGCCCGGGGCTCCCAGCAATCGGCCGCCGCCGCCGGGCAGCTCGCCCGGTTGTCGGACGACCTCCGTTCCCTGGTCAGGCAGTTCCGGTTGGCATAGCAGGGGGCGTCTTTGCTAGCCCCATGAGCGGTATCAGGCGTACCGGAAGAACGGAACGGCGGCCGGAAAGCCGCCGTCTCTTTTTGACGACGACTGGTGGCGACACGACGGCGTCGCATGAACGGAAAGGTGCTTCGGCACGATACGAGCGAGGAGGAGGCAGTGCAGCAATGATTTCACAACAGTTGATCATCTCCGGAGTGAACGGCCAGGGGATTCTCTTCATCACCCGGCTTTTGGCGGAGACCGCCATTGCCAAGGGGTTGCCGGTAATGACCTCCGAGACCCACGGCGCGGCTCAGGTCGATGGTGTCGTCATCTCCCACCTCAAGGTGGGGGCGTTCTCCAACCGGCTGGTGCGTCCGGGTAGAGCCGATGGCCTGATCGCCCTCAAGCCGGGCAACGTGGAGCTCCACGGCTCCTTTCTGAAACCGGACGGGTGGATAACGGCCAATGCCGGGGCCGCCGTTCCCCCCGCGGAAGCGGCGACCGTCAACGCCGACACCCTGGCCGTGCAATTGGGCAACCCCCAGGCGGTCAATCTGATCGTCCTCGGCCGCGCCCTCTCCACGGGGCGTCTTTTCTGCACGGCAGAGGAACTGGCCAGGACCATCCGGCGGAAACTGCAGGACAAACCCGCCCTGCTGGAAGAGGCCCTGGCGGCCTTGGACGCGGGGGCCGCCGCGGCCTGCTGACGGAATTTTTTACCGGCGTGCGTCTACACCTGTACGATGCACGCCGGGCTGTCGAAACGCGGATTGTTGATCAGGTCGGGCACCTTATGCGCCTGGAGCAATTCCGGAGGGTAGGGGTGGTAGAGGTGGCGGAACTCTTCCGGCTCCTGCCTGTTGTGGTCCAGCCAGAAGGAATAGCCGTCGGGGGCCAGGATCACCGGCATGCGGTCATGGATCGCCTCCATGGACGTGTTGGCGGAGGTGGTGAGGATGCAGACGCTTTGCAGCATATCCCCTTCGGGGGTTCGCCACTGCTCCCATATCCCGGCAAACCCCATGGGCGAGTCATCCACCGGGTGGATGTAGTACGGCTGCTTGCCCCCCTCGGCCTGCTGCCACTCGTAGAAGCCGGACGCCGGGACAATGCAGCGCTGGTGCCTGATCGCATGGCGGAACGCCGGCTTCTCGTGGACGGTCTCGCACCTGGCGTTGATCATGTGGCGGCCCAGATCCCTCCCCCTGGACCATGACGGTATGAGTCCCCATGTCATTTCGTCAAGCCTGTTGCGCCCATCGCCCGTCCGCCGGACGACATTCACCGCCTGGGTCGGCGCAATGTTATAGCGCGGTTCCAGGTCCGCCGGGGCGGTCACATGGAATATGGCCGCGAGGGTTTCCGGAGAGAGGATGGAAGTGAATCGTCCGCACATATGGCCAGTCATTGCTCCGTTCCGAATATCTTGGCTCGTCTCTGCATAAATTCTACCCGCTATTTCAGAAATTCATACCAGTCGTTGCTCAAATTGCACCGCAATCGGTCCAACACGAAGAAAAAACAAGGGAAAAGGTTTCTTGCAGGAGTGTGGGCTCGTTGGTGGGGGATCGGTGCACGGGGCGAAAAAATGCGCCCGGTTGCCGCCAGGCCCGTGTCGTTTCCAGGGCATGCGGCGGCGGGCGGGTGATGCCGCTTTCACATCAAGGCACCGGTTTCGTCCCTGATCTGAAAGCGGCCTCATGAGCCAATCGGCAGGGCGTCCTAGGCCTGCATCTCCTGCAGCTTGCTTCGGATCTGTTCGCGCTCGGGTTCATCGATCAGTTCCAATCCCGGCGCGTAGGCCTGCCCCAGGCAGTCTCCCAGGGCGTAATAGGCCCTGTCGCCGGAACTGCCGATGAGCGGGTCGATCTTCCCGGCAACCGGCAAGCCATTCTCGCCAAGTACTCCCTCGTCGGATTTCACATCGATGATCTGGCCGATGAACTGGGTATGGGAACCGATCTCAATGGAGTAGAGCATCCGGCATTCCATGACCAGCGGGAACTCGTCCACATAGGGGGCGTCCACCAGATCGCTCTTTACGGCGGTCAGTCCGGCCGCCGGAAATTTTTCGACGTCGGCACCGGAAACGATGCCCAGATAGTCTGTTGCTGCAAGATGCTCCCTGGAGGGGACACTGATTGTGAAGGCGTTGTGTTCCAGGATATTGGCGTGGGTCAACCGCGTCGACTGGATGGAGATTGCCACGCAGGGGGGCATGGTGCAGCAGATCCCCCCCAGGAGGCAACCATGATATTGGGCCGCCCGTCGGGACCGTAGCTGCCGATCACCCATACGGGCGAGGGCACCGCCAGCGGCTTGGGGCCAAGGGAATTCTTCATGTCGTTTGGTCCTTTCTCTGTCAAAGGGTAATCTTCATGCCGTCATGGGCCGCCAGCACATTGGGGTGCCGTGAGACCGTCTCCTGCAACTCCCCGGCGGTGACCGGCCGGCTGTAGTGGATCGACATATGGGTAAGCACCGTCGTCCCTGCCCCCACCTCCCTGCCCAGGCCGATGGCCTCATCCACCGACATGTGGCTGTGGGGAAACCAGTTGTCCCCATGGAACGTGGCATCGCAGACCAGCCAATCCACACCCGCCACTGCCCCTGCGGTTTCGGCCGGCAGACCGGCGGTGTCGGGAAAATAGGCGAGCCGCTTTCCGGCCGAGGCCACCAGAAAGCCCGCGGTCTCTATGCCGTGATTGGCGGGGAGCGGGGTAATGGTGACGCCGTCGAAGGGGTGCGGTTCGTTGAACCGCCAGGCGGTTACGGCAAATACCTCGTCCAGGTCGGGAAACGCCCTTGCGAACTGCTCCACGGCCGTGGGGGGCAGATAGAGCGGTATCGGCTCTTTCCGCTGCAGCTTGACATAGTATTCCAGTTCGCCGATCCCGCCGAAATGGTCGTAATGCCAGTGGGTGAGAAATACGCGGTCGATGGCTTTGATTTGCTCCCGGACCAATTGGGCCCGCAGGTCGGGCGGGGTGTCCAGGAGGATCTGCGTCTGCCCGGCGGTGACGAGCGCCCCGCTCCGGGTCCTGGCATGGGCCGGGTTCTCCCGGGCGTCCCGGCATCCCGCGCAATCGCAGAAAAAGGACGGTGCCCCCGGTCCCGCGCCGGACCCCATGATCCTGAAGGTCGCACCGCCGCTCATGGGGCGCCCCCACCGGCGGCGCATTCGGGCCCGTTGTGCGCCACGCATCCGGCATACCTCATGGGTACCGGGTTGCAGTTGTCCCGGTCCGGGCATTCGCGGCACTGCTCGTCGAACGGGGCCGCCAAGTCGCTAAAAGCGCAGGTCACAAAACCGTTTTTCCGGTAAAACCCCGAGCTTTTCCCCTTTGCCGCCGTCGTGACCGTATAGGCCCCGATGGGTGCCGACGTGCCGTTGCGGGAGTAGCGCCACGGCTGTCCGATCAGCTCCCTGAGCAGGATGCTGCCGGCGCCGTGGCTGCGTGCGCTCCCCTTGACCGCAAACACCAGCAGGTGAAACTCCGCCTCGCCGGTTTGGGTCAGCATGCCCCCGCCGATGATCTCGCCGGCCTCTTGTATCAGGACGTGCTCCTGCATCTCTCCGGCAATATCCATGTTCTCGTCCAGGAAGATGCCCCGCAGTTCGGTCTCGTCCTCGTCTGTCGCAAACACGATGTCATACACGCAGGTATCCTCCCTGTCCGGTGCCGTCATTTCTGCCGCAGTTCCAGTTGGATCGCCTTTTGCGGGCATTGGCCGACACAGGTATAACAGGTGCAGCATTTTTCGGGCGCGGCCGCCACGGCCTTCCCGCCCCCTACCGTGGTCCGCATCTCGAGCACCGCCTCCGGGCAGAAGGCCACGCACAGGCCGCAGCCGTTGCAGCGCTCATCGTCGATGTGCACCTGTACGCTGTAGTCTTCGGGATGTTCCGATGGCCTGACATTGTCCATGACCGGCGGCATGTAGATCTTGCGGCGCGCCTCCGGGATGCTCTTGACCGCCAGTTTTTCCAGCGACGCCACAAGGGCGGGGAGTTGGTGGTACGGGACGGAAAGGTAGGCCTCGAAATCGTTGATGTCGCTGATGGCCCGGGCCCCGTAGCAGCCGAAGGAGATATTCATCTTTTGGCTTTTCATGACCTGCACGGTCAGGTCGGCGCAGGTGGAGTTGTACCCCGAGGTATGGAACACCTGCCGTTCACCGCTGCCGTAGCTGGAGGCGCAGCAGAGCCACATGATCTGCTCGGGATAGATGGTGAAGATCACCACGTCCGGTTCGAACCGGGCATCCTCCAGGGGGGCGACGACCGATGCCCGATACGCCCCCGCCTCGAACTCCGGCCGTGAGGCGATCATCTTCTGCGCGATTTCGATGTTGGGCAGCTTCTTGAACAGCAGGTACAGTTCGCCGGAGCGCAGTTTGGGCGACATGGGAACCAGCCCCATGATCGCGGAGCCGTCGGGGCAGGCGTGTTTGCTGGGGGCATATAGATGCTGTTCCCCCGTCTGGCGGCCGTTATGGCCTGGCAGTGCCGGAGGGGCAGGGAGGGCTCTGCAACGCCCTCCGGTGCCTCTTCGCCCGGTTTCAAAAGCTTTACGGCAACGGGCGACCAGCGGAGCGTCAGCAGTCTTTTACATGATTCGGCAAGTTCGCTATTGTTCACGGACATCTCCCTCATCGGCGGTCTCTTCCCGGTTCTTTCCCCGCAGGGCGCTGTCTACCGCTGCGGCGGCTGGGCCGTGCTCTCCAGCCCGATCTCCTCGAGTATCCCGATGGTATGTGCCGGGACCAGGATGTTTTCGTCATTGGCGGCGGCCAGTTTCAGCGCCTTTACCACCGGGATCATGCTCGCCAGGTCAACGGGGATATCCACATCCGGGACCGCTTCGACGACCCCCAGCGGCAGGTTCTTGCCGCTCGCCTTGGCCACCAGCATGTCCAGCGCCGTTATCCCGTCCTGGTTGTAGAATACGCCCTTGAAATCGAAGGGTGTGGTGTAGGTGTACCCCACGATGGAGAACCCGCCCTCCTGGCAGGCCCCTTCCACCACGGCCGCCCCAAGGGGCTGGTCTGCAGCATTGTCCTTTTTTGCCGCCAGCCCGGCCTTGCTGCCGGCAAGTCGTCCCAGTTTCGCGACCGCGTCCCGGATGATGTACGGCTGGAGGGTGGGGATATCCCCGCCGACGATGAGAATGCTGTCGGCCGCCCGGTCCGGGGCGCCGTCCTTCAGGATGTAGTCGGCGGCATACTGCATGCAGTCATCGAAGTTCCCGGCCTTGTCGGCATAAACTTCCTTGATCTGCGAGCGGTCCGAGACCTTCGCCAGCAAGGCCTCCAGGTAGTCGGCATCGCCCCCGTTGTTGTAGCAGATCCGTACCTCGCCGCTCTTTGCCGCGATACAGACATTTATCACGTCCAGGAGGCACCCTTCGTACAGCGCCACGGCCTCCTCAGAGGTGAGGATTCCCCCCCGGTCTGTCGTAAGGCGAGTCTTGGTCTCCCCCGGTTTCGGCACCTTGGTGAAAACGATTATTGTGTTGCGCATTGGCTACCCCCGATTATGTTATGCCGCTTCCAAACCAAGGCGTTCCCTGCATTGGCCCATCATAGCCGCCCTGGTTCGTGCCGGCATTATACAACAAAGCGTTTTATCAAACCAGATCGATATGGCTACCGTAGAAGTGCACGTCCACCTCGTCGCCGGCGGCGAACCGGGTGCTCTCGACCGGCAGCACGGCGATGGCCTCGGCGTCCACCATGGTCTTGAGGATCGCGGTCTGCTGGTTGCCGGCCGACGTGGCGTACCAGCGCCCGTCCTCCCGCTCCAGGCGGATGCGCGCGATCTGGACCTTGCCCGCCTTCTTGCGCAGCTCCTCGCGCAGGATGGCCTTGAAGAGTGGCCGCAGCACCCGGCGGTGCCCCTGCATCCTGAGCAAGGCCGGCCGCACGAACTCCTCGAAGGTGATCATGGTGGAGACCGGGTTGCCGGGGAGGGAGAACACGAGGGTCGTGCCGTGGAGGGCAAAGGCCGTGGGGCCCCCGGGCTTGGTCCCGACCTTCCAGAATACCTGCCGCGCCCCCTGCTCTTCCAGCATGGCACGCACCAAGTCCCGGTCACCGGCCGAAACGCCGGCCGAGGTGATCAGGACGTCGGCCTTCAATCCTTCCCGCAGCTTCTCCTGGAGGCTTTCACGCACATCACGGGCAATGCCGATGAGCAGCGGAACCGCCCCCGCCTCCCGCACCGCCGCCGCCAGGGAAAGGGCGTTGCTGTTGACGATCTCCCCCGGCCCCGGGGTGGTGCCCAGTTCCACGAGTTCGTCGCCGGTGGAGAGGATCGCCACGGTGGGGCGGCGATAGACCGGCACCAGCGCCATGCCGAAGCTGGCCAGCATGTTCACCTCCGGCGGGCGGATGACCGACCCGGCCCGGAGGAAGGTCACCCCCGCGGCCACGTCCTCGCCCCGGAAACGGATGTGCTGCCCCTTCTGGACCGGTTCGTTGAGCACGACCTCCCGGTCGCCGTTGTCGGTCTCCTCCACCGGCACCACTGCGTCGCACCCCTCGGGGGCGGGGGCGCCGGTCATGATCCTGACGGCGCAGCCCGGTTCCACGCGCACGCCGTCGGCCTTGGCCCCTGCCGGCAAAAAGCCGTTGACCCGCAGTGTGGCGGGGGTTGCAGGGCAATCAGCGGACCTGACGGCATAGCCGTCCATGGCCGAGTTATCCCACAAGGGCATGTCCCACGGCGCGGCCACATCCTCGGACACCACGCGGCCCACGGCATCCAGCAGGTGAATCCGCTCCGTGCCGACGGGTGTGACGGAGGACAGAATGACGTTCCGGGCTTCTTCGAATGAAACCATGCAATCCCTCCTGATCGAAAATAGAGAGGACAGCGGCAGGGCTCGGGCCTCCACGTTCCTGGCCCGTGGCGGCGGCTGGGACCCGTCATCTGTCCTGTGTGTAGGCAGGCTTCCGCAATGGCTCTCGGGACAGGCGTCCCATGAGGGTTATAACGGGTAATTGCAGTGAATGTGCCATTGGCTATGGTTGCGCAACTGTCGGCGATTGTTGCGTTTGTTCTGGAAAGCCTTGTCAAGGTATTCTTGTTTTGATAGGGTCGTTATCAATTTGATAAAACTGGAGCGCCTCGTCGGGGAGGGTGACTTCCCATTATGGGAGGCGGCAAAAAGCGGGCTGCGGGTGTGCCGAACAGCCTGCCGCTCCCGCCTCTATCCGGACCGTCAGGCTTTTTGCTCGCCGTGGCGCCAGAATTTATGTTATAAGTCAATCGGTTTTGTACTTGAATACCGCATTGGATGCTTCGGTGGTTCTATGGATGAAATGGTAGGCCTGTCCCTTGACCTCTTTGAACGGCTGGGGATTCTGGCGGTTCTCTTTTTCCTCATGATGAGATTCGAGCCATTCCGGCGGCTGCTGACCGGTAAAGTCGCCACGGCGAGCAGCCGCGAGAAGCTGTTCCATGCCGTCTATTTCGGGGCGGCCGGTATTTTTGCCACCTACTGCGGCTTTCCGGTGCACGGGGCGATCGCCAATCTGCGTACGGTTCCGGTGGTCATCGGCGGCATACTGGGAGGCCCCCTGGTCGGCCTGTCCGCCGGGGTCATAGCAGGGGCGCATCGCTATTTCTACGATATCGGCGGGGTGACCTCCGTCTCCTGCGCCATTGCGACGCCATTGGCGGGGGTTGTCGCCGGTCTGCTCTACCGCAGGCTGCACCGGAGGGCCTTCGACCCGCTGATGGCCTTTTTCATCGGCATCGTGGCCGAGTCGATCAAGATGGGGCTGATCCTGCTCCTGGCCCATCCCCGGGAGGCCGCCCTGAGCGTGGTGCATACCATCGGCCTCCCCAGCATCCTCTCCAACGCCTTCGGCATCGCGGTGCTCGTGGAGGTGCTTGCTTCCGTCGCCCGCGAACAGGAACGGGCCATGGCGCAGCAGGCGCAGACCACGCTCAATATCGCCTTCAGGACCCTGCCGTATCTGCGCCATGGCCTAAACCGCGAGTCGGCCGTGGAGGCGTCGCACATCATCCGGGAGATGACCGGCCTGGACGCGGTATCCATCTCCAGCGAGAACGAGATCCTGGCCCACGAGGGGCTGGATGGCGACCAGCATGCCCCGGGCGGGCATGCCCTGCCCCCCGCCGCGCGGCGGGCCTTTGAAACCGGCACGGTGGTGATCGCGTCCACGAAGGATGCCATCGGCTGCGCCAGCCAGGGGGGGAGGCTCGGTTCGGCCATCGTGGTGCCGCTCAAGAAATGGGACAAGACCGTGGGGGTCATGGAGTTGTACCGCCAGAAGGAGCACGCCATCAGCCAACTGGACGTGGAACTGGCCAACGGGCTTGCCCATCTGTTCTCCAACCAGCTTGAACTGGGCGAGATCGAACTCCAGCGCAAGCTGGTGGCCGAGGCGGAGATCAAGGCCCTGCAAGCCCAGATCAACCCCCACTTCCTGTTCAACGCCATCTCCACCATCATCAGCTATACCCGGACCGACCCCCAGACCGCATCCTGCCTGCTGGTGAAGCTGGCCGACTTCTTCCGCAAGAACATCAGCCCCACCGCCAACAAGGTGCCGCTGTCGGTGGAGCTGGAACACTGCGAGGCCTATATCGCCATCGAAAAGGCCCGCTTCGAGGAACGGCTCGCCATCGTCTACGAGATCGACGACGAGGCCCTGTCGTGCAACGTTCCCTCGCTGATCCTGCAGCCGCTGGTGGAAAACGGCGTGCGCCATGGCATCCTGCCCAAGGAGGGGGGCGGTGTGATCCATATCGGAGCCAGAAAGGGGGGTGACGGCCTGGTCATCTCCATCAGGGACAACGGCGTGGGCATGTCCCGGGAACGTATCCGCAGCCTGCTGTCGGAAACGGCGGCGTCCCATGCGGGGAGCGGGTTGGGGCTGGCGCTCAGGAACGTCAACAGCCGCCTGGCGGCCCTGTACGGCAAGGAGAATGGTTTGAAGATCGAGAGCGAGCCGGGTGAGGGGACCACGGTCTACTTCCGGGTGCCGGTGAACGCATGACGATCACCGTATTCATCATCGACGACGAGGCACCGGCCCGCAGGGAGCTGCGCTACCTGCTCGGGCAGGTGGGCGACGTGACGGTCCTCGGCGAGGCGTCCAGCCCTTCCCAGGGGTTGCAGGGCATCCGGGAGACCAGGCCGCAGCTGGTGTTCCTGGATATTCAGCTGCCCGGACTGAGCGGGATAGAATTGGCCCAGGTCATCAGGGAACTCCCCGACAAGCCGCTGGTCGTCTTCGCCACCGCCTTCGAGCAGTTTGCCGTTCAGGCCTTTAACGTGGATGCCTTCGACTACATCCTCAAGCCGTTCACCCTGGAGCGGGTGGCCAAGTCCATCCACAAGGCCGGCAGGGCACTGGATACCCAGGTGCAGGCGCACAAGCCCCTCCAGGAGCTCCACGGCCCGGACAAGCCCGACATCAAGCGGATCCTGGTGCATAAGGGGGGCAAGATGATCCCCGTGCCGCCCGAGAGCATCGTCTTCATCCGGGCCACGGAAGGGGAGGCCCAGGTCCATACGGCAGACGGCGTGTTCACCTCCAAGAGCACCCTCAACACCCTGGAAAGCGTCCTGGAGCCGTACTCCTTCGTCAGGGTCCACCGCAATTCCCTGGTCAACCTGAACTGCATCATCGAGATCATCCCCTGGTTCAACGGCAGTTGCAAACTGGTCATGAACGACAACGGCGGCAGCGAGGTGCTGGTCAGCCGCTACAACGCCAAGGACCTGAAACAACGCCTTATCCTGAGCAAATAGCCCTTCCCCCCGGCATCTTCCGGGTGTCTGGTCCCCCTTCCCGAGGGGGAGGACCATTCAACCGGAATTTTTGCCATTCAACCGCCATTTTGTGCCATTCGGTACAATTGCCTTATCCATAACGCCGCAGTCGGGTATTGTCGCAGGCAATCAAGGAGATTGTGGGGGACCGGCCGTTGGGCCGGCCGTCCCGTCACCACACATTGAAGGAGGCTGGTATGTCCGAAGAATTGATCGAATCTGCAGAGCAGGAAAGCGCAGGGGTGAGCCGCCGCAATTTCATCAAGACAGCGGCAGTGGTGGGGGCCAGCGTGCTGGCGGTGCAGGCCGTCGGCCGCACCGAGGCCCATGCGGCCGAAGATGCGAAGAAGGAAGCCAAGGCGGCCTCGGCAGCCGCTGCCGGCGGTGGCGCCAAGAAGCTTTCCGACGTGCTCAAGGTCGCCCGCGAGAAGATGTATCCCCGCTGCCGGGTCTGTCCCGAGTGCGACGGGGTCGCCTGTTCCGGCGAAGTGCCGGGCATGGGCGGCATCGATTCGGGCAAGGCCTTCAGGAACAATCTCCAGGCCCTTGCCAA is a window of Geobacter sp. FeAm09 DNA encoding:
- the glp gene encoding gephyrin-like molybdotransferase Glp, with amino-acid sequence MVSFEEARNVILSSVTPVGTERIHLLDAVGRVVSEDVAAPWDMPLWDNSAMDGYAVRSADCPATPATLRVNGFLPAGAKADGVRVEPGCAVRIMTGAPAPEGCDAVVPVEETDNGDREVVLNEPVQKGQHIRFRGEDVAAGVTFLRAGSVIRPPEVNMLASFGMALVPVYRRPTVAILSTGDELVELGTTPGPGEIVNSNALSLAAAVREAGAVPLLIGIARDVRESLQEKLREGLKADVLITSAGVSAGDRDLVRAMLEEQGARQVFWKVGTKPGGPTAFALHGTTLVFSLPGNPVSTMITFEEFVRPALLRMQGHRRVLRPLFKAILREELRKKAGKVQIARIRLEREDGRWYATSAGNQQTAILKTMVDAEAIAVLPVESTRFAAGDEVDVHFYGSHIDLV
- a CDS encoding sensor histidine kinase; its protein translation is MDEMVGLSLDLFERLGILAVLFFLMMRFEPFRRLLTGKVATASSREKLFHAVYFGAAGIFATYCGFPVHGAIANLRTVPVVIGGILGGPLVGLSAGVIAGAHRYFYDIGGVTSVSCAIATPLAGVVAGLLYRRLHRRAFDPLMAFFIGIVAESIKMGLILLLAHPREAALSVVHTIGLPSILSNAFGIAVLVEVLASVAREQERAMAQQAQTTLNIAFRTLPYLRHGLNRESAVEASHIIREMTGLDAVSISSENEILAHEGLDGDQHAPGGHALPPAARRAFETGTVVIASTKDAIGCASQGGRLGSAIVVPLKKWDKTVGVMELYRQKEHAISQLDVELANGLAHLFSNQLELGEIELQRKLVAEAEIKALQAQINPHFLFNAISTIISYTRTDPQTASCLLVKLADFFRKNISPTANKVPLSVELEHCEAYIAIEKARFEERLAIVYEIDDEALSCNVPSLILQPLVENGVRHGILPKEGGGVIHIGARKGGDGLVISIRDNGVGMSRERIRSLLSETAASHAGSGLGLALRNVNSRLAALYGKENGLKIESEPGEGTTVYFRVPVNA
- a CDS encoding LytTR family DNA-binding domain-containing protein is translated as MTITVFIIDDEAPARRELRYLLGQVGDVTVLGEASSPSQGLQGIRETRPQLVFLDIQLPGLSGIELAQVIRELPDKPLVVFATAFEQFAVQAFNVDAFDYILKPFTLERVAKSIHKAGRALDTQVQAHKPLQELHGPDKPDIKRILVHKGGKMIPVPPESIVFIRATEGEAQVHTADGVFTSKSTLNTLESVLEPYSFVRVHRNSLVNLNCIIEIIPWFNGSCKLVMNDNGGSEVLVSRYNAKDLKQRLILSK